From a single Bacillus pumilus genomic region:
- a CDS encoding PolC-type DNA polymerase III — protein MTDDDLSRYFEEGEIVKLTVHKATKTWHFLFKFKALLPYKVYAMFLSRLTNAFSHIAQVTCTIEVNDPNISEELVQSYWSHCVEELQGISPPIISLLQQQKPSLSGHKIIIKTKSETEALAIKKKYSPMLQAAFKQVGFPELQFDTEIFVSDQEIQKFREQKLAEDQERAMQALTEMEKKESEDQEEGPSGPLMIGYQIKDNEEIRTLDSIMDEERRITVQGYVFDAETRELKSGRTLCIFKITDYTNSILIKMFAREKEDAQLMKSLKKGMWVKARGSIQNDTFVRDLVMIANDVNEMKPQLKEDTAPEGKKRVELHLHSPMSQMDAVTGIGRLVEQAKKWGHEAIALTDHAVVQSFPDAYAASKKHGIKMMYGVEINLVDDGVPIAYNPEHRLLDDATYVVFDVETTGLSAVYDTIIELAAVKIKDGEIIDRFEAFANPHHPLSATTIELTGITDDMVRDAPDVVDVVRDFKEWIGQDILVAHNASFDMGFLNTAYKRLLKTDKASNPVIDTLELGRFLYPEFKNHRLNTLCKKFDIELTQHHRAIYDAEATGYLMLKMLKDAAEKEIAYHDQLNENMGQSNAFQRSRPYHAILIAQNETGLKNLFKLVSLSHIHYFYRVPRIPRSQLEKYREGLIVGSACDKGEVFEGMMQKSPDEVEDIAAFYDYLEVHPPEVYQHLLQLELVRDERALKEIITNIVKLGEKLNKPVVATGNVHYLHPEDKIYRKILISSQGGANPLNRHELPKVHFRTTDEMLEAFSFLGDEKAKEIVVANTKKVSEMVESIKPIKDDLYTPKIEGADEEIREMSYQMARSIYGDDLPKIVEDRIEKELKSIIGHGFAVIYLISHKLVKKSLDDGYLVGSRGSVGSSLVATLTEITEVNPLAPHYVCPSCKHSEFFNDGSVGSGFDLPDKNCPECGTPYKKDGHDIPFETFLGFKGDKVPDIDLNFSGEYQPIAHNYTKELFGEEYVYRAGTIGTVAEKTAYGYVKGYAGDHNLHMRGAEIDRLVQGCTGVKRTTGQHPGGIIVVPEYMDIYDFSPIQYPADATGSDWKTTHFDFHSIHDNLLKLDILGHDDPTVIRMLQDLSGIDPKTIPTDDPEVMKIFQGTEPLGVTEEQIGCKTGTLGIPEFGTRFVRQMLEDTKPTTFSELVQISGLSHGTDVWLGNAQELIHNKTCELSEVIGCRDDIMVYLIYQGLEPSLAFKIMESVRKGKGLPPEWEEEMKNNNVPNWYIDSCKKIKYMFPKAHAAAYVLMAVRIAYFKVHHALLYYAAYFTVRADDFDIETMTKGSNAIRAVMDDIHSKGLDASPKEKNLLTVLELALEMCERGYHFKKVDLYRSSATEFIIDGDGLIPPFNSIPGLGTNVALNIVRARQDGEFLSKEDLQKRGKVSKTILEYLDRQGCLEALPDQNQLSLF, from the coding sequence ATGACAGATGATGACCTCAGTCGTTACTTTGAAGAAGGTGAAATCGTCAAATTGACGGTTCATAAGGCGACAAAAACGTGGCATTTCCTGTTTAAATTTAAGGCGCTTCTGCCTTATAAGGTATATGCGATGTTTCTCAGCAGGCTGACAAATGCATTTTCTCATATTGCACAAGTCACTTGTACGATTGAAGTCAATGATCCAAATATATCTGAAGAGCTCGTTCAATCGTATTGGTCACATTGTGTGGAAGAGCTTCAAGGAATTTCTCCTCCAATCATCAGCTTGCTTCAGCAGCAAAAACCATCGCTGTCTGGACATAAAATCATCATCAAAACGAAAAGCGAAACAGAGGCTTTGGCCATCAAGAAGAAGTACAGCCCGATGCTTCAGGCAGCTTTTAAACAAGTGGGCTTTCCAGAGCTGCAATTCGATACAGAAATTTTTGTATCAGATCAAGAGATTCAGAAGTTTAGAGAACAAAAGCTCGCTGAGGATCAAGAAAGAGCGATGCAAGCCCTCACTGAAATGGAGAAGAAAGAAAGTGAGGATCAGGAGGAAGGTCCGTCTGGCCCGCTTATGATTGGCTATCAAATTAAAGACAATGAAGAAATTCGTACGCTTGATAGTATTATGGATGAGGAAAGAAGAATTACAGTTCAAGGCTACGTATTCGATGCAGAAACGCGTGAGCTGAAAAGCGGCAGAACGCTGTGTATCTTTAAGATTACAGATTATACAAACAGTATTTTAATTAAAATGTTTGCAAGAGAAAAAGAAGATGCACAGCTGATGAAATCATTGAAAAAAGGCATGTGGGTCAAAGCAAGAGGAAGCATTCAAAACGATACGTTTGTTAGAGATCTTGTCATGATTGCCAATGACGTCAATGAAATGAAACCTCAGCTGAAAGAAGATACGGCACCAGAGGGTAAAAAGCGTGTCGAACTTCATTTGCATTCCCCAATGAGTCAAATGGATGCTGTCACAGGGATCGGCAGACTGGTCGAACAAGCAAAAAAATGGGGACATGAAGCGATTGCCCTGACGGATCATGCAGTTGTCCAATCATTTCCAGATGCGTATGCAGCAAGTAAAAAGCATGGCATCAAAATGATGTATGGAGTGGAAATCAATTTAGTGGACGACGGGGTACCGATTGCCTATAACCCAGAGCATCGTTTGTTAGATGATGCGACGTATGTCGTTTTTGACGTAGAGACAACTGGACTTTCAGCGGTTTATGACACGATCATTGAGCTGGCAGCAGTGAAAATCAAAGACGGAGAAATCATTGACCGTTTTGAGGCATTTGCAAATCCTCACCACCCACTATCCGCGACAACGATCGAATTAACGGGTATTACCGATGATATGGTTAGAGATGCACCAGATGTCGTTGATGTCGTGCGGGATTTCAAAGAATGGATTGGACAAGATATTCTTGTTGCGCATAATGCAAGCTTTGATATGGGCTTTTTAAATACAGCGTATAAGCGCCTGTTAAAAACAGATAAAGCGTCAAATCCTGTGATTGATACACTTGAACTCGGCAGATTCCTTTACCCTGAATTTAAAAACCACCGGTTGAACACACTTTGTAAAAAGTTCGATATTGAACTAACGCAGCATCACCGGGCCATTTACGACGCAGAGGCGACAGGCTACCTCATGCTGAAAATGCTAAAAGATGCGGCTGAAAAAGAGATTGCCTATCACGATCAGTTGAATGAAAACATGGGTCAGTCCAATGCGTTCCAGCGTTCTCGTCCTTACCATGCCATTTTGATCGCACAAAATGAGACCGGTCTGAAGAATTTATTCAAGCTTGTTTCCCTTTCTCATATTCATTATTTCTACCGGGTTCCGCGCATTCCGCGCTCACAGCTTGAGAAATATCGAGAAGGTCTAATTGTCGGGTCTGCCTGTGATAAGGGTGAGGTCTTTGAAGGAATGATGCAAAAATCACCTGATGAGGTGGAAGACATTGCAGCATTTTATGACTATTTAGAAGTTCATCCGCCAGAAGTGTATCAACATCTGCTTCAGCTTGAACTGGTCCGAGATGAACGTGCGTTAAAAGAAATCATCACAAATATTGTAAAGCTTGGCGAAAAGCTGAATAAGCCAGTCGTCGCAACTGGAAATGTGCATTACCTGCATCCAGAAGACAAAATTTATCGTAAAATCTTAATTTCATCACAGGGTGGAGCGAATCCGCTAAACCGTCATGAACTGCCAAAAGTTCATTTTAGAACGACCGATGAAATGCTTGAAGCGTTCTCCTTCCTAGGAGACGAAAAAGCGAAAGAGATTGTCGTGGCGAATACGAAAAAAGTATCTGAGATGGTCGAAAGCATTAAACCAATTAAAGATGATCTTTACACACCAAAAATTGAAGGTGCAGATGAAGAAATACGGGAAATGAGCTATCAAATGGCGCGCAGCATCTACGGAGATGATTTGCCGAAAATCGTAGAAGACCGTATTGAGAAAGAATTAAAAAGTATTATCGGCCATGGGTTCGCCGTTATTTACTTAATCTCTCATAAACTTGTAAAGAAATCTCTTGATGATGGATATCTTGTTGGTTCAAGGGGATCTGTCGGCTCATCTCTTGTTGCAACATTAACAGAGATTACGGAAGTGAACCCGCTCGCCCCGCATTATGTATGTCCAAGCTGTAAGCATTCGGAGTTCTTTAATGACGGATCTGTTGGTTCAGGCTTTGACCTTCCTGACAAAAACTGTCCAGAATGTGGTACACCGTATAAAAAAGACGGACATGATATTCCCTTTGAAACGTTCTTAGGTTTTAAAGGAGACAAAGTCCCTGATATCGACTTGAACTTCTCAGGTGAATATCAGCCGATTGCCCATAACTATACGAAAGAGCTGTTCGGAGAAGAGTATGTTTACCGAGCGGGTACAATTGGTACAGTTGCAGAAAAAACAGCATATGGTTACGTGAAAGGCTACGCAGGAGATCATAATCTTCATATGAGAGGTGCAGAAATCGACCGGCTTGTTCAAGGCTGTACAGGGGTCAAACGGACAACGGGCCAGCATCCAGGTGGTATTATCGTAGTACCGGAGTATATGGACATTTACGATTTCTCACCTATTCAATATCCAGCAGATGCGACAGGTTCTGATTGGAAAACGACGCATTTTGATTTCCATTCCATCCATGACAACTTGCTCAAGCTGGATATACTGGGGCACGATGATCCAACGGTTATTCGGATGCTTCAGGATTTAAGCGGAATCGATCCAAAAACAATTCCAACAGACGATCCTGAAGTGATGAAAATTTTCCAAGGAACAGAGCCTCTAGGTGTAACAGAAGAGCAAATTGGTTGTAAAACAGGGACACTCGGTATTCCAGAGTTTGGGACAAGGTTCGTTCGACAGATGCTTGAGGATACAAAACCAACGACCTTCTCAGAGCTCGTGCAGATCTCTGGACTTTCACACGGAACGGATGTATGGCTCGGCAACGCGCAAGAGCTCATTCATAATAAAACGTGTGAACTCAGTGAAGTGATTGGGTGTCGTGACGATATTATGGTCTATCTCATCTATCAGGGCCTAGAGCCGTCACTTGCCTTTAAAATCATGGAATCTGTACGTAAAGGGAAGGGACTTCCTCCTGAATGGGAAGAAGAAATGAAGAATAATAACGTACCGAACTGGTATATTGATTCATGTAAAAAGATCAAATACATGTTCCCTAAGGCCCACGCGGCTGCATACGTATTAATGGCGGTACGGATTGCCTACTTTAAGGTGCACCATGCACTTCTTTACTACGCAGCGTACTTTACTGTTCGTGCAGATGATTTTGATATCGAAACAATGACAAAAGGATCGAATGCGATTCGAGCGGTCATGGACGATATTCACTCAAAAGGTCTAGATGCATCACCAAAAGAAAAGAACCTATTAACTGTACTAGAGCTTGCACTTGAAATGTGTGAAAGAGGCTATCATTTCAAAAAAGTGGACCTCTACCGGTCAAGTGCAACAGAGTTTATCATTGATGGAGACGGATTAATTCCGCCATTCAACTCGATCCCTGGACTCGGAACGAACGTTGCATTAAATATTGTTCGCGCACGTCAAGACGGGGAGTTCCTTTCAAAAGAGGATTTACAAAAACGCGGAAAAGTGTCGAAAACGATCTTAGAATATTTAGATCGTCAAGGCTGCTTAGAAGCACTTCCTGATCAAAACCAGCTTTCTTTGTTTTAA
- a CDS encoding glycoside hydrolase family 9 protein — protein sequence MASYNYVEVLQKSLLFYEAQRSGKLPKSNRLNWRGDSGLEDGKDVGHDLTGGWYDAGDHVKFGLPMAYSAAVLAWTVYEYREAYEEAELLDDILDQIKWATDYFLKAHTGPNEFWAQVGDGNADHAWWGPAEVMPMSRPAFKIDENCPGTEVAAQTAAALAAGSIIFKETDAPYAAKLLTHAKQLYAFADRYRGEYTDCVTNAQPFYNSWSGYIDELIWGGIWLYLATNEETYLNQALKAVEEWPKDWDYTFTMSWDNTFFASQILLARITKENRFIQSTERNLDYWTTGFVQNGKVERITYTPGGLAWLDQWGSLRYTANAAFLAFVYADWVSDEEKKNRYQTFAIKQTHYMLGDNPLNRSYVVGFGQNPPKHPHHRTAHGSWSNQLTNPPNHRHTLYGALVGGPNAQDQYDDDISDYVSNEVATDYNAAFTGNIAKMVQLFGKGQSKLPNFPPKEQAEDEFFVEAAVMNNDAASTQVKAVLYNRSGWPARSSQTLSFRYYVNLSEVFAKGLTEKDIQVTAAYNEGASLSPLKVYDASAHVYFAEIDFTGVAIFPGGESEHKKEIQFRLSAPNGSNIWDASNDYSFQGLTSNMQKTTRIPVFDDGALVFGTLPDK from the coding sequence ATGGCATCTTATAACTATGTAGAGGTTCTTCAAAAATCTCTGTTGTTTTATGAAGCACAGCGGTCTGGAAAGCTTCCCAAAAGCAACCGTCTCAACTGGCGAGGAGATTCTGGACTAGAGGACGGGAAGGATGTAGGTCATGATTTAACTGGCGGCTGGTATGATGCGGGTGATCATGTGAAATTTGGCCTTCCGATGGCGTACTCAGCAGCTGTTCTTGCTTGGACAGTATATGAATACCGAGAAGCGTATGAAGAGGCAGAACTGCTTGATGACATCTTAGATCAAATCAAGTGGGCAACGGATTATTTCTTAAAAGCACATACAGGTCCGAACGAGTTTTGGGCACAAGTAGGTGATGGAAACGCAGATCATGCTTGGTGGGGACCGGCAGAAGTAATGCCGATGAGCCGGCCAGCTTTTAAAATTGATGAAAATTGTCCGGGAACAGAAGTGGCCGCCCAAACTGCGGCAGCTTTAGCAGCGGGTTCTATCATTTTTAAAGAGACAGATGCCCCTTATGCAGCAAAGCTTCTGACGCATGCGAAACAGCTTTATGCATTTGCTGACAGGTACCGCGGCGAGTATACAGATTGTGTCACAAATGCTCAGCCGTTTTACAACTCCTGGAGCGGCTATATTGACGAGCTTATTTGGGGCGGCATTTGGCTGTACTTGGCGACAAATGAAGAGACTTATTTAAATCAAGCATTAAAAGCAGTAGAGGAATGGCCAAAGGATTGGGATTATACGTTTACCATGTCATGGGACAATACTTTTTTTGCTTCACAAATCTTACTTGCAAGAATTACGAAGGAAAATCGATTTATACAATCGACAGAGCGTAATCTCGATTACTGGACGACGGGTTTTGTTCAAAATGGAAAGGTTGAAAGAATCACTTATACGCCTGGCGGATTGGCATGGCTTGATCAATGGGGATCGCTTCGTTATACAGCAAATGCGGCATTTTTAGCCTTTGTTTATGCTGATTGGGTGTCAGACGAAGAAAAAAAGAATCGTTACCAAACGTTTGCAATCAAGCAAACTCACTATATGCTAGGTGATAATCCGCTTAATAGAAGCTATGTCGTTGGGTTTGGCCAGAACCCGCCGAAGCATCCACACCACCGAACTGCACATGGCTCATGGTCTAACCAGCTGACAAATCCTCCGAATCACCGGCACACTCTTTATGGGGCGCTTGTTGGTGGGCCTAATGCACAGGATCAATATGACGATGATATCTCTGATTATGTATCAAACGAGGTGGCGACGGATTATAATGCCGCCTTTACAGGAAATATAGCCAAAATGGTGCAGCTATTTGGAAAGGGGCAATCAAAGCTGCCCAATTTCCCGCCTAAAGAACAAGCAGAGGATGAGTTTTTTGTAGAGGCAGCCGTGATGAATAACGATGCAGCATCCACTCAGGTGAAGGCGGTACTATACAATCGATCCGGATGGCCGGCTAGAAGCAGCCAAACGCTTTCCTTTAGATATTACGTCAATCTGAGCGAGGTCTTTGCAAAGGGATTGACTGAAAAAGATATTCAAGTGACGGCTGCCTACAATGAAGGCGCTTCCTTATCTCCACTGAAGGTATATGACGCCTCAGCCCACGTCTATTTTGCAGAAATCGATTTTACGGGCGTAGCGATTTTTCCTGGAGGAGAATCAGAGCATAAAAAAGAAATCCAGTTTCGATTATCCGCGCCAAATGGGTCGAATATATGGGATGCCTCAAATGATTATTCCTTTCAAGGGTTAACATCCAATATGCAAAAAACCACGAGAATACCCGTCTTTGATGATGGTGCTTTAGTATTTGGTACGCTTCCAGATAAATAA